DNA from Scheffersomyces stipitis CBS 6054 chromosome 1, whole genome shotgun sequence:
TCTCATTAACCACCTTCAAACGAGCATAGACGCTTCCACCTTTCCAAGTCAACATGTCTGGATCAAACTCTCTGGGAGGTGGTAACACATTGACAGGCAACAATGATCCTTGATCGTAGATAGAATCTACATAgtccaagtccaacttgAGCTCGGACTTTTGCTCGATCTGTTCAAACTCTTCCTCTGTGAGTTGCACTTCATCTAGATTCTGTTCTGggttttcttgtttcttaAGTTTCAACTCGTGGATCAATgcctttttcttttcttcagttttTTTGGTTTCGGTATTGACATACTCCAAAATCTTGTCGAGTGAACTGCTGGATAAGAACTTGGGTCTCCAGATATTGATACGGTCCGAAAGAATAAGATCATAACCAGAAATCTTGGCGAATCCCCCACCTAcaatcaacaagttgtcatAGAgctttttgattttgtttaAGTCCGTAGACAAACCGGCATTGGTGATAGACTCAATGATAGCCTTCTCCAAGGGTACTCTTCTTAAATTAGATTCTCCGGAGAACTCTTCTACTGGATCTTGTTCTCCAGTTGTCCCCTTCAGTTCGTTGAGCCTGACCAACAAGTCTTCCTCGTTCATATCAGCAAACGACAATCTAGTTCGTAAGTTATTCTGAGAACGAGAAATTGGGTTATCTAGTTTGCCAGTGTATTGATCTGTAGAAGGTCTGAAGAGCCTCTTTTCGCCAAAATCTTCGTGGTCTGGCTTTGTAGACGAGGCTAACGAAGGAATGGAAGGTGGCACATCAccaatttggaagaattcaGGATAAAAAAGTCCCAAGGGAGCCAACATTACTTCGTCAAAGACCTTGAAGTCGAATTTTTCCGTCGTTTCAAACGGCTTACGcttgtagaaattgtaCAACTGCACAGCGATATCAGCATCCTGAAAAGTAACAAAATTGTGTTTCAATGTCTGAGCCAATTCCCAGTCATCAACTCTACTGCCTAAGTCAATTTCCTTGTACGGGAAAGagttttccaacaacaactttaTGAAACATTCGGTGATCTGGTCACCTCCGTAGTTCAACAAGACTCGTGAATCATTGATGATCATGCCTTCGTCCACACAACTGATGGTAGTCGTATGAGCACCAACGTCTACTACACATGCGCATGTAGCACCAGCACCAAAGGTGGCTGCGACGGCCTCCTGAATAATGCCTACTCTACCAAAACCTacaaacttgaacaaggtgTCTACCCAGGCTTCCACGTATTGTTTGTCGTAGAAATCAGGTATGACGAGAATAGCCTTCAACTGCAGAAGATTCCTaatttcaagttgatctAACGACTCCAACAAGATGCTGGCAAGGTCACCCAAGATTTCTTGTGGTGAGTTATAGTCTTCAGAAtagatgttgaagttaCCATTGATGATGGGGTATCTGAGTTTAAACTTCTCAAACTTCTTGGGGTTGAGTGGAAGTTTAAGAGCCTCTTCTCCTACGAAGAACTTTTTAGAGCTATACTCAGCACTGTTGATGTCTAACcattctttcttgtatGGATCATTGTGGTCGGGAATACGTTCTGATTCCTGTTTCTTATTGTAGTTAGCAGCCGTTTCCCTGGAGTTAGGCAAAACCCTTCTTTTATAGTACCTCATTCTGGctttgaagttcttggtgACTACATTTTTGATCTCATCAAATGTATCGTTGAAGTATGCTTCTCCGTCATTACCTACAGTTCTGAGTGGCGTTGGAGGTTTAGGCTCGTGATGCACACTATTGGGCACAGCAATAACGGCAGGAATTGTCTCTGGCACGGCTTCGGTGGCTCTTCCTATCCGTATATAGGAGGAGCCAGGGTGGATAACAATGACATCATGGCCGATCTTTGCCTTCTCTTCCTgtgcttcttctgtttcattttcttcatcttcatcgtcgtcatcttcatcagctAACAATTCTGCCTTCTTCCTATTCATTTCGGCTTCgatgttgttcaagtcgaAATCGTCAAAGTTCTGTGGATCAGTGCTCTGGGTTTCTGTGTTGGCGCCATTTGCTTTCTTCAGTGTGGCATTTTGTCTCTGGTTAAGTTCGGctcttctatttcttaCAAACGAGACTTGATCGTCTCTTCTCAAGTATTCTGTAAAGTAGTTCTTCTGGTTGAGCAAGGGTACGGGCTTTACAGAAGTGAAGGCAAACCCGTTCTGTTCCTCAAATCTGCCAATCCCagtctttttcaagttctgtGCAATTGTGGCTGCAGCCTTTATTCTGCCTTCTTTTCTGCGCTGGAGGACTTCGGCCGTAGGCTTCTTTCCCACTGACGGTCCTGGCTTCTGTCTCTTACTGGACGAGccattggaagaagcttTGGATTTAGAAGATCTAGAACTAGTAGGCTTTTCGAcgttttcgtcttcatcaatgtGGATGTCATCGTCGGCAGTCGCTATAGTATTGTCGCTGGCAGGAGACGACATGTTGTTTTTCAGGCTTTGGTGGTCGTttgaagattgaaaataagtgaaaagttcaatCTGAAAAGTCGAAAATAAAATTCAATATGGAAAATCAATCTGAAAAGTCAAAGTAAGaatcaatttgaagtatCAACTTTCGCCGATAGAAAGATAAGAGATGATCAACGGAAGTCTCTAGAGATCCACCTTGCTGAGTCTCAATAGCTGCTTCGATGCGATTGAGGCGATCAAATGTCCAATCAGAGTGCAATTGGCTTGTGGAGTGTAGGTGGAGTTTGGACTGTGGTTAAGAATTTTCTCACGCGGTTGGTGGATCGTAGTAAAGACAGTAGCGAAGGGTGCGAATGAGCTGGAAAAGGCGAAGAAGgatctttgaagatgtgAGTGAAGTTGACTTGAGCGTAGAATACGAAAATAAGGGttttcagtagaagaaagaggTGTGCTGTTTTTGGAGTAGAGGACCTGGTGTGGAAGACGGATTGGGTATTTTAACATTTTAGTATGGTCCACTTTTATGAAATTAATTTAGCTGACATTTTCagtttgaaatcaaaagaGAGAGCTTGATCTTATGCCATTCAGGTTGTCGGCATCATTCAGAAGACACATTATATGTGTCCAGTTCATCTCTTATGTTTTCTCGAAGAAAATCCATATCTACTGGTAAACTGCTTCACAATAAATTCAAGGTACGCAATATCAGCAATTGTTTCAAAACTTAGTTTTGTCTTGCAAATTTAAGTACAAATG
Protein-coding regions in this window:
- the ARP8 gene encoding actin-related protein; this translates as MSSPASDNTIATADDDIHIDEDENVEKPTSSRSSKSKASSNGSSSKRQKPGPSVGKKPTAEVLQRRKEGRIKAAATIAQNLKKTGIGRFEEQNGFAFTSVKPVPLLNQKNYFTEYLRRDDQVSFVRNRRAELNQRQNATSKKANGANTETQSTDPQNFDDFDLNNIEAEMNRKKAELLADEDDDDEDEENETEEAQEEKAKIGHDVIVIHPGSSYIRIGRATEAVPETIPAVIAVPNSVHHEPKPPTPLRTVGNDGEAYFNDTFDEIKNVVTKNFKARMRYYKRRVLPNSRETAANYNKKQESERIPDHNDPYKKEWLDINSAEYSSKKFFVGEEALKLPLNPKKFEKFKLRYPIINGNFNIYSEDYNSPQEILGDLASILLESLDQLEIRNLSQLKAILVIPDFYDKQYVEAWVDTLFKFVGFGRVGIIQEAVAATFGAGATCACVVDVGAHTTTISCVDEGMIINDSRVLLNYGGDQITECFIKLLLENSFPYKEIDLGSRVDDWELAQTLKHNFVTFQDADIAVQLYNFYKRKPFETTEKFDFKVFDEVMLAPLGLFYPEFFQIDHEDFGEKRLFRPSTDQYTGKLDNPISRSQNNLRTRLSFADMNEEDLLVRLNESKGTTGEQDPVEEFSGESNLRRVPLEKAIIESITNAGLSTDLNKIKKLYDNLLIVGGGFAKISGYDLILSDRINIWRPKFLSSSSLDKILEYVNTETKKTEEKKKALIHELKLKKQENPEQNLDEVQLTEEEFEQIEQKSELKLDLDYVDSIYDQGSLLPVNVLPPPREFDPDMLTWKGGSVYARLKVVNEMWITSSEWDMLETRCLYYKSLFNY